From Trueperella pecoris, a single genomic window includes:
- a CDS encoding Rne/Rng family ribonuclease, which yields MADNAEQKEGGAKVAPMTALLFQEPDLTRAVRSRRQRREDAREEAPESAPEVEQSDDDSSARKRRRGKRGGRKSADNVVQAEAEVAEAATEDTDEEKPPRPRRSRKKAADTAKEDAGEKEATEAEDDSSDSDGEAEETTTVRRRRRRRSSEEADDGVTAPKGSTRLEAKKRRRKEGRRAGRRRTTISESEYLARREAVDRTMLVREQDGLNQIAVLEDGVLVEHYVARHTQTSMVGNVYLGRVQNVLPSMEAAFVDIGKGRNAVLYAGEVNWDAVGMNGKPRKIEDALKSGDTVLVQVTKDPIGHKGARLTGQITLAGRHLVLVPGGSMTGISRKLPEKERTRLKNILKKVVPSEHGVIVRTAAEGATEEQLQGDVDRLAKAWVDIQAKSKSTKNAPSMLKSEPELAVRVVRDIFNEDFNQLKVAGDEAWTTIHDYVEELSPELVDRLEHWESDKDIFAASRVDEQLAKAFDRKVFLPSGGSLIIERTEAMTVIDVNTGKFTGSGGSLEETVTRNNLEAAEEIVRQLRLRDIGGIIVVDFIDMVLEENRDLVLRRLIECLGRDRTRHQVAEVTSLGLVQMTRKRVGQGLVEAFSTTCECCEGRGYITHENPVERGETEEQNPRTNPRRQHPKQAAPKAEDADPKHEEVRAALANIAAAASSKHEAEGKDYSAEDSPDTQPAAKESAKGEDKVERPTKRRGKTGKKSSAGAAATPDQAKESPRDEAEVNPVAEQLERLAQKASEKAASKSSEPEQPKRQRRRRVTSSGAITPGSGASSAIMTFPAEPKADS from the coding sequence ATGGCAGATAATGCCGAACAGAAAGAAGGTGGCGCAAAAGTCGCTCCGATGACTGCGCTCTTGTTCCAGGAGCCGGATCTGACGCGGGCCGTACGCTCGCGCCGCCAGCGCCGCGAGGACGCGCGGGAGGAAGCCCCCGAATCGGCTCCCGAGGTCGAGCAGTCCGACGACGACTCGTCCGCCCGCAAGCGTCGGCGCGGCAAGCGTGGTGGACGCAAGTCTGCTGACAATGTCGTGCAGGCTGAGGCCGAGGTGGCAGAAGCTGCCACCGAGGACACCGACGAGGAAAAGCCTCCGCGCCCCCGCCGCTCGCGTAAGAAGGCCGCAGACACGGCCAAGGAAGATGCGGGGGAGAAGGAGGCCACCGAGGCCGAGGATGACTCCTCCGACTCTGACGGGGAAGCGGAAGAAACGACGACCGTGCGTCGCCGTCGTCGTCGCCGTTCCTCTGAAGAGGCCGACGACGGGGTCACGGCTCCGAAGGGCTCCACGCGACTCGAGGCGAAGAAGCGCCGCCGCAAGGAGGGGCGCCGTGCCGGGCGTCGTCGTACCACGATCTCCGAGTCCGAATACCTGGCGCGCCGCGAGGCTGTCGACCGGACGATGCTCGTGCGTGAACAGGACGGCCTCAACCAGATCGCCGTGCTTGAAGACGGCGTACTCGTTGAGCACTATGTGGCTCGCCACACCCAGACGTCGATGGTGGGAAACGTCTACCTCGGCCGCGTGCAGAATGTTCTTCCCTCGATGGAAGCGGCCTTCGTGGATATCGGCAAGGGGCGTAACGCGGTCCTCTACGCTGGCGAGGTGAACTGGGATGCCGTCGGCATGAACGGCAAGCCGCGTAAGATCGAAGACGCGCTCAAGAGCGGCGACACGGTCCTCGTTCAGGTCACGAAGGACCCGATCGGGCACAAGGGCGCACGCCTGACCGGGCAGATCACCCTTGCCGGCCGCCACCTCGTGTTGGTGCCGGGAGGCTCGATGACGGGCATCTCGCGTAAGCTTCCCGAAAAGGAGCGCACGCGCCTGAAGAACATCCTTAAGAAGGTTGTCCCCTCTGAGCATGGCGTCATCGTCCGTACCGCGGCCGAAGGTGCCACGGAGGAACAGCTACAGGGTGACGTCGATCGGCTGGCCAAGGCTTGGGTCGATATCCAGGCCAAGTCGAAGTCCACCAAGAACGCGCCCTCAATGCTCAAGAGTGAGCCTGAGCTGGCCGTGCGCGTCGTGCGCGACATCTTCAATGAGGACTTCAACCAGCTCAAGGTTGCAGGCGACGAGGCATGGACGACCATCCACGACTATGTCGAAGAACTTTCGCCCGAGCTTGTTGATCGGCTCGAGCATTGGGAAAGCGACAAGGATATCTTCGCCGCCTCGCGCGTTGACGAGCAGCTTGCCAAGGCCTTTGACCGCAAGGTGTTCCTGCCCTCGGGTGGTTCGCTCATTATTGAGCGCACCGAAGCTATGACGGTTATTGACGTCAACACCGGCAAATTCACCGGCTCGGGCGGCTCGCTCGAAGAGACGGTGACGCGCAACAACCTCGAGGCCGCTGAGGAGATTGTTCGCCAGCTGCGCCTGCGCGATATCGGCGGAATTATCGTCGTGGACTTCATTGACATGGTCCTCGAAGAGAACCGCGATCTCGTTCTGCGCCGCCTGATCGAATGCCTGGGTCGCGATCGGACCCGCCACCAGGTGGCCGAGGTGACCTCGCTGGGCCTGGTGCAGATGACACGTAAGCGCGTCGGACAGGGCCTTGTCGAGGCGTTCTCGACCACGTGTGAGTGCTGTGAGGGACGTGGCTACATCACGCACGAAAATCCCGTCGAGAGGGGCGAAACCGAGGAGCAAAATCCGCGGACTAACCCTCGCCGCCAGCATCCCAAGCAAGCGGCTCCGAAGGCTGAGGACGCCGATCCCAAGCATGAGGAGGTGCGTGCTGCCCTGGCCAACATCGCCGCTGCGGCCTCTTCGAAGCACGAGGCTGAGGGGAAGGATTACTCCGCGGAGGATTCTCCCGATACTCAGCCTGCGGCCAAGGAGAGCGCCAAGGGTGAGGACAAGGTAGAGCGTCCGACGAAGCGACGCGGCAAGACGGGGAAGAAGAGCTCGGCAGGCGCCGCGGCGACTCCCGACCAAGCCAAGGAGTCTCCTCGTGATGAGGCTGAGGTAAATCCTGTGGCCGAGCAGCTCGAGAGGCTCGCCCAGAAGGCGTCTGAGAAGGCCGCCTCGAAGAGTTCTGAGCCTGAACAGCCCAAGCGTCAACGACGCCGTCGGGTCACCTCGTCGGGTGCTATCACTCCCGGGTCGGGGGCGTCCTCGGCGATCATGACCTTCCCGGCCGAGCCGAAGGCCGATAGCTAG
- the rplU gene encoding 50S ribosomal protein L21: MVYAIVKTGGRQEKVSVGSIVVTNRIDGEAGDKVELEPIMLVDGDKITTAADGISAKVTAEIVRDEKGPKISIIKYKNKSGYRKRQGHRQPLTRLKVLEIA; the protein is encoded by the coding sequence GTGGTTTACGCGATTGTCAAGACAGGCGGCCGCCAGGAGAAGGTGTCCGTCGGATCTATCGTGGTTACGAACAGGATTGACGGCGAAGCTGGCGACAAGGTCGAGCTTGAGCCGATCATGCTCGTCGACGGTGACAAGATCACCACTGCTGCCGATGGCATTTCCGCCAAGGTTACTGCTGAGATCGTTCGTGACGAGAAGGGTCCGAAGATTTCGATCATCAAGTACAAGAACAAGTCGGGTTACCGCAAGCGTCAGGGTCATCGCCAGCCGCTCACCCGTCTCAAGGTTCTTGAGATCGCCTAA
- the rpmA gene encoding 50S ribosomal protein L27, whose protein sequence is MAHKKGASSSNNGRDSNAQRLGIKRFGGQSVNAGEILVRQRGTKYHPGANVGRGKDDTLFALAAGVVEFGVKRNRKTISVMAEA, encoded by the coding sequence ATGGCACATAAGAAAGGCGCCAGTTCCTCGAACAACGGTCGCGACTCTAATGCACAGCGACTTGGTATCAAGCGTTTTGGTGGCCAGAGCGTGAACGCAGGTGAGATTCTCGTTCGTCAGCGCGGCACCAAGTACCACCCGGGCGCCAACGTTGGCCGCGGCAAGGACGACACGCTGTTTGCTCTTGCTGCTGGCGTGGTTGAGTTCGGTGTGAAGCGTAACCGCAAGACCATTAGCGTGATGGCCGAGGCCTAA
- the obgE gene encoding GTPase ObgE, which yields MANFVDRVTLHMSAGKGGNGATSVRREKFKPLGGPDGANGGHGGDVILRVSSQESTLLALHHSPHLKAENGKPGEGDMRHGKRGEDLVVTVPSGTVVKDMEGNILADLVGEGEEFVAALGGFGGLGNAALASPKRRAPGFALLGEPGEERSVVLELKSVADVALVGFPSAGKSSLIAAMSAARPKIADYPFTTLVPHLGVVQAGEMRFTMADVPGLIPGASEGKGLGHEFLRHIERCAVIAHVIDCATLESDRDPIRDLDTIEAELAAYADQVPPMEDRVPMMERPRVVVLNKADMPDARDMIDFVREDLEARGLDVYVVSALSRMGLRELGFALARIVTEIRSHDVVPEARAVIRPVTQDDNGFTITERSKGGKPFYQIRGRKPERWINQTDFANDEAVGYLADRLNMLGVEKQLLKMGARAGDTVVIGPEDGGVIFDWEPSISTGAELLSPRGTDARLDQSGRATRRERKASFHERMDAKEEARRELWMEREGGVWTDPSQN from the coding sequence ATGGCAAACTTCGTGGACCGGGTAACTTTGCACATGTCCGCTGGCAAAGGTGGAAATGGTGCAACGTCCGTGCGCCGTGAGAAGTTCAAGCCGCTGGGAGGCCCGGATGGGGCGAATGGCGGCCACGGTGGTGACGTTATTCTGCGCGTCTCGTCCCAGGAGTCGACACTCTTGGCGCTTCACCATTCGCCCCATTTGAAAGCGGAGAATGGCAAGCCGGGCGAGGGGGATATGCGCCATGGTAAGCGCGGCGAGGATCTGGTGGTTACCGTCCCCTCGGGCACTGTCGTCAAGGACATGGAGGGCAACATTCTCGCCGACCTCGTGGGCGAGGGTGAGGAGTTTGTGGCGGCTCTCGGCGGCTTCGGTGGTCTGGGCAATGCGGCTCTCGCCTCGCCGAAGCGCCGTGCGCCTGGCTTCGCGCTGTTGGGTGAGCCGGGCGAGGAGCGCTCGGTTGTACTGGAGCTGAAGTCGGTAGCCGATGTGGCCTTGGTTGGTTTTCCGTCGGCCGGCAAGTCATCCTTGATCGCTGCGATGTCTGCCGCGCGCCCGAAGATCGCTGACTATCCGTTTACGACTTTGGTTCCTCATCTCGGCGTCGTTCAGGCGGGGGAGATGCGCTTCACGATGGCGGATGTTCCCGGGCTGATCCCGGGGGCTTCTGAGGGCAAGGGTCTGGGGCATGAGTTCTTGCGTCATATCGAGCGCTGTGCTGTCATCGCCCACGTGATCGATTGCGCGACCCTCGAATCAGATCGCGATCCGATCCGCGACCTCGACACGATCGAGGCTGAGCTGGCGGCCTATGCTGATCAAGTTCCACCGATGGAGGATCGTGTCCCCATGATGGAGCGTCCCCGTGTGGTGGTTCTAAACAAGGCCGATATGCCTGACGCGCGTGACATGATTGATTTCGTTCGCGAAGACCTCGAGGCTCGTGGCCTGGACGTGTACGTGGTATCGGCGCTTTCGCGGATGGGCTTGCGCGAACTGGGCTTCGCGTTGGCAAGGATTGTCACGGAGATTCGTTCTCACGACGTCGTACCGGAGGCTCGCGCTGTTATCCGCCCGGTGACTCAGGACGACAACGGTTTCACCATCACCGAGCGCAGCAAGGGCGGCAAGCCGTTCTATCAGATTCGCGGCCGCAAGCCTGAGCGTTGGATTAACCAGACCGATTTCGCCAACGATGAGGCTGTCGGATACTTGGCCGACCGACTCAACATGCTGGGCGTTGAAAAACAGCTTCTGAAGATGGGCGCCCGGGCGGGCGATACCGTGGTGATTGGCCCGGAGGACGGGGGCGTCATTTTCGATTGGGAGCCCTCGATCTCCACCGGTGCCGAGTTGCTCTCGCCTCGCGGTACGGATGCGCGTCTGGATCAGTCTGGCCGTGCCACGCGGCGCGAACGTAAGGCGTCTTTCCATGAGCGCATGGATGCGAAGGAAGAGGCGCGGCGCGAGCTGTGGATGGAACGCGAGGGTGGCGTGTGGACGGACCCTTCGCAAAACTAG
- the trxA gene encoding thioredoxin → MATVEVTAENFNDIVKEGTVLLDFWAEWCGPCKQFGPTFEAASDKYADITFGKVDTEAQGELAQAFQIMSIPTLMVFRDGIRIYEGAGALPPAALEDLITQAKALDMDEVRKQIAEHEAQSEK, encoded by the coding sequence ATGGCAACCGTCGAAGTGACCGCAGAAAACTTTAACGACATCGTCAAGGAAGGAACCGTCCTCCTCGACTTCTGGGCAGAGTGGTGCGGCCCGTGCAAGCAGTTCGGCCCGACCTTCGAAGCGGCCTCCGATAAGTACGCAGACATCACCTTCGGCAAAGTGGACACCGAGGCGCAGGGCGAACTCGCCCAAGCTTTCCAGATCATGTCTATCCCGACCCTCATGGTGTTCCGTGACGGCATCCGCATTTATGAAGGTGCAGGCGCGTTGCCGCCGGCCGCACTCGAGGATCTCATCACGCAGGCTAAGGCACTCGACATGGACGAGGTCCGTAAGCAGATCGCCGAGCACGAAGCTCAGTCCGAGAAGTAG
- the nadD gene encoding nicotinate-nucleotide adenylyltransferase: MSQAKEPHLHAVDEAGAVPVKDGDPKRRARIGIMGGTFDPIHHGHLVAASEVQYYFDLDEVIFVPTGEQPFKKDRKVTFAEHRYLMTVIATASNPRFSVSRVDIERGGMTYTVDTLRDLRKEHPDADLYFITGADVLPQILNWKDNEELWGLAHFVGVNRPGHLLDTSGLPQDAVSVVEIPAMAISSTGIRNRAHAGVPVWYLVPDGVVQYINKYHLYITNEAKTTSLAPVAENQASGDAGKEEE, translated from the coding sequence ATGTCACAGGCCAAAGAGCCGCACCTGCATGCGGTTGATGAAGCAGGCGCTGTGCCGGTCAAGGACGGCGATCCCAAACGTCGTGCGCGCATCGGAATCATGGGCGGCACATTTGATCCGATTCACCACGGCCACTTGGTTGCCGCGTCGGAGGTGCAATACTACTTCGACCTCGACGAGGTGATCTTCGTCCCCACCGGTGAACAGCCGTTTAAGAAGGATCGCAAGGTCACCTTCGCCGAGCATCGCTATCTCATGACTGTCATCGCGACCGCGTCTAATCCGCGCTTCTCGGTGTCGCGGGTGGACATCGAGCGCGGCGGCATGACCTACACGGTGGACACCCTCCGCGATCTCCGAAAAGAGCATCCCGACGCCGACCTCTACTTCATCACGGGCGCCGACGTCCTCCCGCAGATCCTCAACTGGAAAGACAACGAGGAGCTCTGGGGCTTGGCGCACTTCGTCGGGGTTAATCGCCCGGGCCATCTCCTCGACACCTCTGGTTTGCCCCAAGATGCGGTCTCGGTGGTCGAGATTCCGGCCATGGCGATCTCCTCGACAGGCATCCGAAACCGGGCGCACGCAGGAGTTCCAGTGTGGTATTTGGTGCCAGATGGCGTAGTGCAGTACATAAACAAGTATCATCTGTATATAACGAACGAGGCAAAGACTACTTCCCTCGCTCCGGTAGCCGAGAATCAGGCTAGTGGTGACGCGGGCAAGGAGGAAGAATGA
- the rsfS gene encoding ribosome silencing factor, with amino-acid sequence MAATPESIEQTFIAARAASEGKATSITAIDVSERLVITDVFLVVSGSSERQVRALVDDVEEAMHKAGSKRLRREGLEGEAHWVLLDFGNVMVHVQQDEDREFYALEKLWGDCPIIELPEDITVDEGNESSLAAYFASASEDGDGRPEGEA; translated from the coding sequence GTGGCAGCTACACCGGAATCGATCGAACAGACCTTTATCGCGGCACGGGCTGCTTCTGAAGGTAAGGCAACTTCTATTACGGCGATCGACGTCTCCGAGCGGCTCGTCATCACAGACGTCTTTCTTGTGGTCTCTGGCTCGTCAGAGAGACAGGTGCGTGCTCTCGTCGATGACGTCGAAGAGGCGATGCACAAGGCGGGCTCGAAGCGTCTTCGCCGCGAAGGTCTTGAGGGGGAGGCACATTGGGTGCTCCTTGACTTCGGAAACGTTATGGTTCACGTCCAGCAAGATGAGGACCGTGAATTCTACGCGCTCGAGAAGTTGTGGGGCGATTGCCCGATTATTGAGTTGCCCGAAGACATCACGGTCGATGAGGGCAACGAGTCGTCTCTTGCTGCCTACTTCGCTTCGGCCTCCGAGGACGGCGACGGGCGGCCGGAAGGCGAGGCGTGA
- a CDS encoding histidine phosphatase family protein produces the protein MRLRLVFWRHGQTVQNLSLRIQGAQDFPLDDVGHAQASETAGELAKMKPARIYSSDLWRARQTAEYLSEVTGVPILMEPGLRERAYGSWEGLTSAEIRERDPEQWMVWREGREPEGVGVERREDCGMRVADAVSRAVADVEAELSQSVGKDDVVTVVFVAHGGSISNGVMTLLGQNPSEWVGLQGMDNCHWAILEPRHKANPPWRLYSYNRRTVDVATIDRPGF, from the coding sequence GTGAGGCTCCGGCTTGTTTTCTGGAGGCACGGCCAGACCGTCCAGAACCTGAGTTTGCGCATCCAAGGCGCGCAGGATTTTCCTCTTGACGACGTCGGGCATGCCCAGGCTTCCGAAACGGCAGGTGAACTGGCCAAGATGAAGCCGGCTCGGATCTATTCCTCCGATTTGTGGCGCGCTCGCCAGACCGCCGAGTATCTTTCCGAGGTCACGGGCGTACCGATTCTCATGGAGCCGGGTTTACGGGAGCGAGCCTACGGATCGTGGGAGGGGCTCACCTCGGCCGAGATTCGTGAACGCGATCCGGAGCAGTGGATGGTGTGGCGCGAGGGGCGAGAGCCCGAAGGCGTTGGGGTTGAGCGGCGTGAAGATTGTGGAATGCGCGTGGCTGACGCGGTTAGCCGTGCGGTGGCCGACGTCGAAGCGGAGCTTTCACAATCTGTCGGGAAGGACGATGTCGTAACGGTCGTCTTCGTCGCCCACGGTGGGTCCATTTCGAACGGCGTCATGACGTTGCTCGGCCAGAATCCTTCTGAGTGGGTGGGTCTGCAGGGGATGGATAACTGCCATTGGGCGATCCTTGAGCCTCGTCACAAGGCAAATCCACCCTGGCGTCTGTACTCGTACAATCGGCGAACGGTAGATGTGGCTACTATCGATCGCCCGGGCTTTTAG
- a CDS encoding recombinase family protein produces the protein MKRPEMKGFTVKTLGELIKQGLILKKAGHGSPSADRRGGHISYIKVSDIRAGQVNINPSNLVPTIVAEKFWRGSSSGLKAFDLITPIRASKNIGEFAVLMPGQEEVVLTKEMLILRAAPKAPVDNFYLLWALSLRVVRQQWDRVVLMQTNREDVGLRYLEIEIPWPDTEDRGAEVSVAFRDYYRGIDALRQTFLNHLENGGAASRVPRNDGRRRAGQPQRGRRGGLTMLVGYARVSTSLQGESLKTQREALVAAGCDPQRVYIDEISGTMWSRPELVKALALMGEGDTLVVTRLDRLGRNVRETILTIADLGARGINVRVLEPHIDTADPMNKGAFIIMSALAEWDRDLMVARTKEGVANARAEGRVAGPKPKLSSEQIRLVRQAVTGGESVASVARSFDVSRQTVYRALERIAK, from the coding sequence GTGAAGCGGCCCGAGATGAAGGGCTTCACCGTCAAGACCTTGGGCGAGCTGATCAAGCAGGGGCTGATCCTCAAGAAGGCCGGACACGGTTCTCCATCCGCAGACAGGCGAGGTGGCCACATCTCATACATCAAGGTCTCGGACATCCGGGCGGGTCAGGTCAACATCAATCCGTCGAACCTCGTCCCGACCATCGTGGCCGAGAAGTTCTGGCGCGGCTCCTCGTCGGGGTTGAAGGCGTTCGACCTCATCACGCCCATTCGCGCCTCGAAGAACATCGGTGAGTTCGCCGTGCTCATGCCCGGGCAGGAAGAGGTAGTCCTAACCAAGGAGATGCTGATCCTTCGCGCCGCACCCAAGGCCCCGGTGGACAACTTCTATCTCCTGTGGGCCCTGTCTCTGAGGGTGGTCCGCCAGCAGTGGGACCGAGTGGTTCTCATGCAGACCAACCGGGAGGACGTGGGTCTGCGGTACCTGGAGATCGAGATCCCATGGCCCGATACCGAGGATCGCGGTGCCGAAGTCTCGGTAGCGTTCAGGGACTACTACCGGGGAATAGACGCTCTGCGGCAGACCTTCCTGAACCATCTTGAGAACGGAGGGGCAGCATCACGTGTTCCTCGGAACGATGGGCGACGCCGAGCAGGACAACCTCAGCGAGGACGGCGTGGAGGACTGACCATGCTCGTCGGTTACGCCCGCGTCTCGACCTCGCTCCAGGGTGAGTCCCTGAAGACCCAGCGCGAAGCGCTGGTGGCTGCCGGCTGCGACCCTCAGCGCGTCTACATCGACGAGATCTCGGGTACGATGTGGTCTCGGCCGGAGCTAGTTAAGGCGCTCGCGTTGATGGGCGAGGGTGACACACTCGTCGTGACGCGCCTCGACCGCCTGGGTCGCAACGTCCGGGAGACGATACTGACGATCGCCGACCTCGGCGCCCGGGGCATCAACGTCCGGGTGCTGGAGCCGCACATCGACACTGCCGACCCCATGAACAAGGGGGCCTTCATCATAATGTCGGCGCTGGCCGAGTGGGATCGCGACCTGATGGTCGCGCGCACGAAGGAGGGCGTTGCCAACGCCAGGGCCGAAGGCCGAGTTGCCGGCCCGAAGCCGAAGCTCTCCTCCGAACAGATCCGCCTTGTGCGTCAGGCGGTCACCGGTGGCGAGTCGGTGGCGTCGGTGGCCCGGTCTTTCGACGTCTCCCGCCAGACTGTCTACCGGGCACTCGAGAGAATAGCGAAGTAA
- a CDS encoding IS3 family transposase (programmed frameshift) yields MPSKTYTEEFRRDAVAVYENSPGVSINALAAELGVNRNTLQIWVRKYGTGARTTTSTEAASQTPTSVTDAERIRQLERENARLKEERDILRKAAKYFAEGDDLVIRFQFVDDARNDRSVKRLCEVLKLNRSSYDKWKNTSAMRKKRLLSDAILGARVKAVFTKERGCYGAKRITAQLNDDSPGSPVNHKKVARIMRSLQLVGYSKKRKVTTTVSDRRKPVFADLVGRKFTAPAPNQVYVGDITYLPIADGSNMYLATVIDCFSRRLVGFAIADHMRTSLVQDALVMAKGQRGSLDDAIFHSDHGSVYTSHGFQDTCIQLGVRQSMGAIGSSADNALAESFNAALKREVLQDAKTFANQLQCRRDVFRWCTRYNTTPRHSWCGYLAPAVFEQQCPVTLRSAS; encoded by the exons ATGCCCAGCAAGACCTACACTGAGGAATTCCGCCGCGACGCGGTCGCCGTCTACGAGAATTCCCCCGGCGTATCGATCAACGCCCTCGCCGCCGAACTCGGCGTCAACCGCAACACCCTCCAGATCTGGGTCCGCAAATATGGCACCGGCGCCCGCACCACCACCAGCACCGAGGCCGCCTCGCAGACCCCAACATCGGTGACCGATGCCGAACGTATCCGCCAGCTGGAACGGGAAAACGCCCGACTGAAGGAAGAGCGCGACATTCTGCGCAAGGCCGCGAAATATTTCGCGGAAG GAGACGACCTGGTGATCCGCTTCCAGTTCGTTGACGACGCCCGGAACGACCGTTCGGTCAAGCGGTTATGTGAGGTTCTGAAACTCAACCGGTCCTCGTACGACAAATGGAAAAACACCTCCGCCATGCGAAAGAAACGTCTGCTCAGCGACGCGATCCTCGGCGCACGGGTCAAGGCCGTGTTCACAAAAGAACGCGGCTGCTACGGTGCCAAACGCATCACGGCGCAACTCAACGACGACTCGCCCGGCAGTCCGGTCAATCACAAGAAAGTCGCCCGGATCATGCGCTCGTTGCAGCTGGTTGGCTACTCGAAGAAACGCAAGGTCACCACGACTGTCTCGGATAGGAGGAAGCCGGTGTTTGCGGACCTGGTGGGGAGGAAATTCACCGCCCCGGCACCGAACCAGGTCTACGTCGGCGATATCACGTACCTGCCGATCGCGGACGGGTCGAATATGTACCTGGCCACGGTCATCGACTGTTTCTCCCGCCGGCTGGTAGGCTTCGCGATCGCCGATCACATGCGTACTTCCCTGGTTCAGGACGCCCTGGTGATGGCCAAGGGCCAGCGCGGAAGTCTCGACGACGCAATTTTTCACTCCGACCACGGAAGCGTATACACCTCGCACGGGTTCCAGGACACCTGCATACAGCTGGGAGTCCGGCAGTCGATGGGCGCGATCGGCAGCAGCGCTGATAACGCCCTGGCGGAGTCCTTCAACGCCGCGTTGAAGCGTGAGGTCCTCCAGGACGCGAAGACGTTTGCCAATCAGTTGCAGTGCCGGCGAGATGTTTTCCGCTGGTGTACCCGCTACAACACCACGCCTCGACATTCCTGGTGCGGGTACCTCGCTCCAGCAGTGTTTGAACAGCAATGTCCTGTTACGCTGAGATCTGCTTCCTGA